The following nucleotide sequence is from Aneurinibacillus soli.
ATTTGCCATACGGAGAGATCGAGCCGCAATCTGTCTCGAAGTCCGTGAGTACAAAACCGAAAAAGAAAATGTGGCTATTCCGTGTTCCGGGAGCACGCATGTGGAAAAACATGCGTCGCTTTCTAGTAGTAGCAGTAGCCGGGGTACTGCTTGTGGCAGGTGGTATAGTAGTTGGAAACAAATGGATCAGTACGCCGGATATGAACAGGCAAACGGTGATTGAAGAGGTGCGAGAACTTTCGTATCTGACGACCGCAGAAGCAGTGGTCACCACTACCCTTACAGGCGAAGATGCCTACAAGTTTTATGACATGGAGCTTCCAGGAACGAAACGAGTGGTACATATGGATGTTCCGGCCAAATTGCTTGTTGGTATTAACTTGAAGCAATTAACCGCAAATGATATATCCATCGATCAGATAAATAAGCAGATTACGATTATTCTGCCGCACGCCGGGTTTTTGCAGGAGCCAAACATTGACATGGATAAGGTGAAGCTGTTCTCTGAATCCGGTATGTTCCGTCGGGATTTATCGCCTTCGGAGCAGCAGGAGTTGCTTGTGCAAGCACGCGGCAAGTTGGAGCAGGAAGCAGCCGAGAGTGGCGTGATTCAGACGGCGGAAGATCGAGCGGTACGGGTATTGCAGCAGATCTATAAGCCGGTCGGCTATCACGTGAACGTGGCCTTTCAATAATAAACTC
It contains:
- a CDS encoding DUF4230 domain-containing protein; this translates as MNNKEEIIRQVRETGSENGKATVYHLPYGEIEPQSVSKSVSTKPKKKMWLFRVPGARMWKNMRRFLVVAVAGVLLVAGGIVVGNKWISTPDMNRQTVIEEVRELSYLTTAEAVVTTTLTGEDAYKFYDMELPGTKRVVHMDVPAKLLVGINLKQLTANDISIDQINKQITIILPHAGFLQEPNIDMDKVKLFSESGMFRRDLSPSEQQELLVQARGKLEQEAAESGVIQTAEDRAVRVLQQIYKPVGYHVNVAFQ